In Pseudobacter ginsenosidimutans, the following are encoded in one genomic region:
- a CDS encoding serine hydrolase domain-containing protein encodes MTILSRRLTQSACILLLSLVSLGGFAQRTLLQRTDSVAELAKKYVNEKDAEKLYGLTGQDFKNAIKKEEFINVTQQSLFPLGEMKEIIFERNADGVILYKGVFATKPMTLGIGLGDGDKVSTFFFRQYIAPRAGVDKIPHNNPLKTDQDKMVDSIVRTYLQQAGTEGASIGILKNGTTYFYGYGEADKTKHNIPASNTLFELGSISKTITATIVALAIGEGKVRLDDPVNKYLPDSIPSLEFNGRVVTIKDLLNHTSAFPRMPADFKDERIDEKGIIIYPIEKFFGWLKNLKLTREPGLKNEYSNAGFALASTIMQRTYNMSYEELVQKFIASPMGMKDIRIDIRHQDSAAYAKGYDEDGSYHFPRNLPPIYQGAGGLRSTAADMLKYAKAQWDAPNKKLEKAIQLTHDTTFSDKNFHIGMAWVLLKYGKLNAIFHNGASGGFRSYLSVAPEKKVAVIILVNSTVGADKQGAMLLQRLCNN; translated from the coding sequence ATGACAATCCTCTCCAGACGACTGACACAATCTGCCTGCATCTTATTATTGAGCCTGGTATCCCTGGGCGGCTTCGCGCAGCGAACCCTTCTACAACGAACGGACTCTGTTGCTGAGCTGGCGAAAAAATATGTGAATGAAAAAGATGCTGAGAAATTGTATGGTCTTACCGGGCAGGATTTCAAAAATGCGATCAAGAAGGAAGAATTCATCAACGTTACACAGCAGTCGCTTTTTCCATTGGGCGAAATGAAGGAAATCATCTTTGAACGGAATGCAGATGGCGTGATCCTATACAAAGGCGTGTTTGCCACGAAGCCGATGACATTGGGGATAGGACTGGGCGATGGCGATAAAGTGTCTACTTTTTTCTTCAGGCAATACATCGCTCCCAGGGCAGGCGTAGACAAGATCCCCCACAATAATCCTTTAAAAACGGACCAGGATAAAATGGTGGACTCCATCGTAAGGACCTATTTACAGCAGGCAGGAACGGAAGGAGCGAGCATCGGCATTCTGAAAAACGGTACAACTTATTTTTATGGTTATGGTGAAGCTGATAAAACAAAGCACAATATACCGGCCAGCAATACCTTGTTTGAATTAGGGTCGATCAGCAAAACCATTACAGCTACTATCGTGGCGCTGGCCATTGGCGAGGGTAAGGTCAGGCTGGATGATCCGGTGAACAAATATCTTCCTGATTCCATTCCATCCCTTGAATTCAATGGACGCGTTGTTACCATTAAAGACCTGCTGAATCATACATCGGCCTTCCCAAGGATGCCGGCAGATTTCAAAGATGAAAGGATCGATGAAAAAGGGATCATCATTTATCCGATCGAGAAATTCTTCGGTTGGTTGAAGAACCTCAAACTCACGCGTGAGCCGGGCTTGAAGAATGAATATTCCAATGCGGGATTTGCATTGGCCAGCACCATCATGCAAAGGACCTACAATATGAGCTATGAAGAGCTGGTGCAAAAATTCATTGCAAGTCCGATGGGGATGAAGGATATCCGTATCGATATCCGTCATCAGGATTCCGCTGCATATGCCAAAGGGTATGATGAAGATGGCAGTTATCATTTTCCCCGTAACCTTCCTCCCATTTATCAGGGTGCTGGTGGATTGCGTTCCACTGCTGCTGACATGCTGAAATATGCAAAAGCACAATGGGACGCACCGAATAAAAAACTGGAAAAAGCGATACAGCTTACGCATGATACCACTTTTTCAGATAAGAATTTCCATATCGGCATGGCATGGGTGCTGTTGAAATATGGAAAACTCAACGCGATCTTCCATAATGGGGCATCAGGAGGATTTCGCTCCTACCTGAGTGTAGCGCCCGAAAAGAAAGTTGCGGTAATCATATTAGTGAACAGCACAGTAGGAGCAGACAAACAAGGAGCGATGCTCCTGCAGCGGCTCTGCAATAACTGA
- a CDS encoding AAA family ATPase — protein MSPLLTKSNFIIITGGPGMGKTALVQHLSELGYRHVPETGRSIIQQQVQDDGDALPWKDRAAYAQLMFNKSLEDYFKLITASDPIFFDRGIPDVIGYLELCGLPVPYAMIETARSNRYHRDVFITPPWQEIYENDTERKQDFEEAVRTWEMMTEVYTRFNYNLVEIPKLPVSDRVCFMLDHLHTVL, from the coding sequence ATGTCGCCATTACTTACAAAATCAAATTTCATCATCATCACCGGAGGCCCCGGAATGGGTAAGACTGCGCTGGTACAGCACCTGTCGGAACTAGGCTATCGTCATGTTCCGGAAACCGGACGCTCCATCATTCAGCAACAGGTACAGGACGATGGCGATGCCCTGCCCTGGAAAGACAGGGCCGCTTATGCGCAGCTCATGTTCAACAAGAGCCTGGAAGATTATTTCAAACTCATAACCGCCTCCGATCCGATATTTTTCGACAGGGGAATCCCGGACGTGATCGGTTACCTGGAACTTTGTGGGTTGCCAGTTCCTTACGCCATGATTGAAACGGCCAGGAGTAACCGCTATCACAGAGATGTATTCATCACTCCGCCCTGGCAGGAGATCTACGAGAACGATACGGAAAGAAAACAGGATTTTGAAGAAGCCGTCAGAACCTGGGAAATGATGACGGAAGTGTATACCCGGTTCAACTACAACCTGGTGGAAATCCCCAAACTACCTGTGAGCGACCGCGTCTGCTTTATGCTCGATCATCTCCACACTGTGCTTTGA
- a CDS encoding iron chaperone yields MQNSRKFKSVDEYISAFPPDIQIKLKEIRALIRAAAPKAEEMISYNMPGYKQNSMLVYFAANKAHLGFYPATTRLEDFEKELSKFNGTKGSIHFPYDAPLPAKLISRIVKFRTKENEALAKIKAEKKKVKK; encoded by the coding sequence ATGCAAAACTCCAGGAAATTCAAATCAGTGGATGAGTACATCAGTGCCTTTCCTCCCGATATTCAGATCAAACTGAAAGAGATCAGGGCACTGATCCGCGCAGCGGCACCCAAAGCAGAGGAGATGATCAGCTACAACATGCCAGGCTACAAGCAGAATAGCATGCTGGTATATTTTGCGGCCAACAAGGCTCATCTCGGTTTTTATCCGGCAACCACGAGGCTGGAAGATTTCGAAAAAGAGCTTTCGAAATTCAACGGCACCAAAGGTTCGATTCATTTCCCCTACGATGCGCCACTGCCCGCGAAATTGATTTCAAGAATTGTGAAATTCAGAACAAAAGAAAATGAAGCGCTGGCAAAGATCAAAGCGGAAAAGAAAAAGGTGAAAAAATAG
- a CDS encoding helix-turn-helix domain-containing protein, with the protein MRSDNGTRYELEGALTEIVRHIYGIRMKEDADTVVYHLSPSLEMVLVFNFGPALSFSFGEEEIAEQQVERIGIIGPMRKMLNYELKPGTDLLTLPFVNDGFFRFMKLSTNNVDLSDEDSVAEYADNLNTLWEEMNALPATELRVELLKEYLAKAAKEGEDAVQPLLENASAFFDPVLSPSKVIAEKAAITERAVQMRFKKYVGYSPKELLRYLRFKQVVAYLMAERGKPVDWFDLIVQFGYHDQSHLIRDFKFYTGGTPTQFLEINDSGDFCTSRD; encoded by the coding sequence ATGAGATCAGACAATGGCACAAGGTATGAGCTTGAGGGCGCGCTCACTGAAATAGTGAGACATATCTATGGTATCAGGATGAAGGAGGATGCGGATACAGTTGTGTACCATCTTTCGCCCAGCCTGGAAATGGTGCTGGTGTTTAATTTCGGTCCAGCCCTCTCATTTTCTTTTGGAGAGGAGGAGATCGCAGAGCAGCAGGTGGAGCGGATCGGGATCATCGGTCCTATGCGGAAAATGCTCAACTATGAGCTGAAACCCGGAACAGACCTGCTAACCCTTCCTTTCGTGAACGATGGTTTTTTTCGTTTCATGAAGCTAAGCACAAATAATGTGGATCTGTCGGATGAAGACAGTGTGGCTGAATATGCTGACAATCTGAATACGCTCTGGGAAGAAATGAATGCCTTACCTGCTACGGAGCTTCGTGTTGAATTACTGAAAGAATATCTCGCGAAAGCTGCAAAAGAAGGGGAGGATGCTGTTCAGCCATTGTTGGAAAATGCCTCTGCTTTTTTCGATCCCGTACTTAGTCCCTCCAAAGTGATCGCTGAAAAAGCGGCCATCACGGAACGCGCTGTGCAGATGCGTTTCAAAAAATATGTAGGGTATTCTCCAAAGGAACTACTCCGGTATCTCCGGTTCAAACAGGTGGTGGCCTACCTGATGGCCGAAAGAGGCAAGCCGGTTGACTGGTTCGACCTGATCGTACAGTTTGGTTATCACGACCAGAGCCATCTGATCAGGGACTTCAAATTCTACACCGGCGGAACGCCTACTCAATTCCTGGAAATTAATGATAGCGGAGATTTCTGTACGAGCAGGGATTGA
- a CDS encoding NAD-dependent epimerase/dehydratase family protein — MGLHTILGANGTIADALVPVLQANNEKIRLVSRKPKPVPGAETFTADVTSREQVFAAVKGSEIVYLLVGIQYNIDVWRRDWPVIIRNVIDACKAANATLVFFDNAYMYGKVDGPITEETPYRPSSKKGQVRAGIATTLQEEMRSGGLKAIIARAVDFYGPGVTEKSAPGLLVFTNMRKGKKAQWFINPNVPRSYNYTPDAGKALYMLAKTPSATGQVWHLPTVDPPLTGKQFVAMAAKYMNASDKVKVLPRWILKIAGLFNPFIKEMYEMHYQDELPFVFNSSKFEKAFDFKPTSWEEGIRQTAEWYKQQPVG; from the coding sequence ATGGGATTACACACAATACTCGGAGCCAATGGAACCATCGCCGATGCTCTTGTTCCTGTTCTGCAGGCTAATAATGAAAAGATAAGACTGGTATCGCGCAAGCCGAAACCTGTCCCCGGCGCAGAAACCTTTACCGCGGATGTGACCAGCAGGGAACAGGTGTTTGCAGCTGTGAAAGGCTCGGAGATCGTTTACCTGCTGGTGGGAATACAATACAATATCGATGTGTGGAGAAGGGATTGGCCCGTGATCATCCGCAATGTGATCGATGCCTGCAAAGCTGCCAATGCAACACTTGTGTTCTTCGACAACGCTTACATGTATGGAAAAGTGGACGGCCCCATCACAGAGGAAACGCCATACAGACCTTCCAGCAAAAAAGGACAGGTGCGTGCCGGCATTGCAACTACCCTTCAGGAAGAAATGAGATCCGGTGGGCTCAAAGCCATCATCGCAAGAGCTGTGGACTTCTACGGCCCGGGGGTTACCGAGAAAAGCGCACCGGGACTACTGGTGTTCACCAATATGCGCAAAGGGAAGAAAGCACAATGGTTCATCAACCCCAACGTGCCCCGCTCCTACAATTACACACCCGATGCAGGAAAAGCTTTGTACATGCTGGCCAAAACACCTTCCGCCACCGGCCAGGTCTGGCATCTTCCTACTGTTGATCCTCCATTGACCGGCAAACAGTTTGTTGCCATGGCAGCGAAATACATGAATGCTTCAGATAAAGTGAAAGTATTACCCAGGTGGATACTGAAGATCGCGGGGCTCTTCAATCCATTCATAAAAGAGATGTACGAAATGCATTACCAGGATGAATTACCCTTTGTATTCAATTCCTCCAAATTTGAAAAGGCGTTTGATTTCAAACCCACTTCCTGGGAAGAAGGGATCAGGCAAACGGCAGAATGGTATAAGCAGCAGCCTGTGGGATAG